A genomic region of Thermodesulfobium narugense DSM 14796 contains the following coding sequences:
- the rpsH gene encoding 30S ribosomal protein S8 has translation MHTDPISDMLIRLKNANNAKQDVFTLPASKEKESILQILKQENFIEDFERIKSNPQDILKVKLKYINGKRVIRDVKKVSKPGLRIYVGKNDIPRVLGGFGLAILSTPKGIMSDRRARKEGIGGELLCMVW, from the coding sequence ATGCATACTGATCCAATATCCGATATGTTAATAAGGTTAAAAAATGCTAATAATGCAAAACAAGATGTTTTTACGCTTCCTGCTTCTAAGGAAAAAGAGTCAATATTGCAAATCCTAAAGCAGGAAAACTTTATTGAAGATTTCGAAAGAATTAAATCTAATCCACAAGATATTTTAAAAGTAAAACTTAAATATATCAACGGAAAAAGAGTTATCAGAGATGTAAAAAAAGTTAGCAAACCAGGACTTAGAATTTATGTAGGAAAAAACGATATTCCAAGAGTTTTAGGTGGCTTTGGATTAGCAATTCTCTCGACCCCTAAAGGCATAATGAGCGATCGTAGGGCCAGAAAAGAAGGAATTGGTGGAGAATTGCTGTGTATGGTCTGGTAA
- the rplF gene encoding 50S ribosomal protein L6, with translation MSRIGKKPIAIPKGVNVELDTNLIKIKGPLGELSQNLPPEIDVKIVDNKIEVERKSDSKRARAFHGLFRTLIANMVTGVSEGFKKGLELVGTGYRAQLQGNKLVMQLRHSHPVEFVPPQEIKFELEGNNKIWVKGISKELVGQIAANVRKSLPPDSYKGKGIRYIGEVLHLKPGKAGTKK, from the coding sequence TTGTCTCGAATAGGGAAAAAACCTATAGCGATCCCAAAAGGAGTGAATGTTGAATTAGACACAAATTTAATAAAGATAAAGGGACCCTTAGGAGAACTAAGCCAGAATTTACCACCAGAAATAGATGTAAAGATCGTTGATAACAAGATTGAGGTAGAAAGGAAAAGCGATTCTAAAAGAGCAAGGGCATTTCATGGGCTTTTTAGAACTCTAATTGCAAATATGGTTACAGGCGTTTCTGAGGGATTTAAGAAGGGCTTAGAATTAGTAGGAACTGGTTATAGAGCACAATTACAGGGTAACAAGCTCGTAATGCAGTTGAGACACTCTCATCCGGTGGAGTTTGTCCCTCCTCAAGAGATTAAATTTGAGCTTGAAGGAAACAATAAGATCTGGGTGAAGGGCATTAGTAAGGAGCTTGTAGGTCAAATTGCTGCAAACGTACGTAAATCACTTCCTCCTGATTCTTATAAAGGCAAGGGTATCCGTTATATAGGTGAAGTCTTGCATCTCAAACCTGGAAAAGCTGGAACTAAGAAGTAG
- the rplR gene encoding 50S ribosomal protein L18: MIKEKTRLEGRKIRQKRTRKKVFGTKDRPRLSIFRSLNHIYAQIIDDTEGKTLAHASSLDPEIRNSLSGSKKDKSKAVGALIAKRALEKGIDKVVFDRAGYKYHGRVAMLAEAAREAGLKF, encoded by the coding sequence GTGATAAAAGAGAAAACAAGATTAGAAGGCAGAAAAATAAGACAAAAGAGAACTAGAAAAAAGGTTTTCGGTACTAAGGATAGACCTAGATTGTCTATTTTTAGGAGTTTAAATCATATTTATGCACAGATTATTGATGATACAGAGGGTAAAACTCTTGCACATGCATCTTCATTGGACCCTGAGATCAGAAATTCTTTATCTGGCAGCAAGAAAGATAAATCAAAAGCGGTTGGTGCTCTTATTGCCAAAAGAGCTTTAGAGAAAGGAATAGATAAAGTAGTTTTTGATAGAGCAGGGTATAAATATCATGGCCGCGTTGCAATGCTTGCTGAAGCTGCAAGAGAAGCAGGATTAAAGTTCTAA
- the rpsE gene encoding 30S ribosomal protein S5, producing MLNKSQHPLEDVTLQERVIEVRRVARVVAGGKRLRFRVIVIVGNGEGKVGVGVGKAQEVPSAVRKAVEKAKKNLIDVPMRGDTIPVFVQSKFGSSSVILRPAVPGTGIIAGTTVRAILELAGYKDVLTKVIGSTNALNTVLATIKGLQEINNSILLSKMRKGVISND from the coding sequence ATGCTAAATAAATCTCAACACCCTTTGGAAGATGTTACTCTTCAAGAGCGTGTTATTGAAGTGAGAAGGGTAGCCAGAGTAGTTGCTGGTGGTAAAAGATTAAGATTTAGAGTAATTGTAATAGTAGGCAATGGTGAAGGAAAAGTTGGGGTTGGAGTCGGAAAGGCTCAAGAAGTACCTTCAGCAGTTAGAAAGGCTGTAGAAAAAGCAAAGAAAAACCTTATAGATGTCCCTATGAGAGGGGATACTATACCTGTTTTTGTTCAGTCTAAATTTGGTTCTTCCAGTGTAATATTAAGACCTGCTGTTCCTGGAACTGGAATTATTGCTGGTACAACTGTTCGTGCAATACTTGAATTAGCCGGGTATAAAGATGTTTTGACAAAGGTAATTGGCTCTACTAATGCTCTTAATACTGTCTTGGCTACTATAAAAGGTTTACAAGAAATCAATAACTCTATTCTCCTTTCAAAGATGAGGAAGGGAGTGATTAGTAATGATTAG
- the rplO gene encoding 50S ribosomal protein L15 has translation MSLSNLKPSAGAIKEPKRLGRGRSSGHGRTCGRGQAGQNSRSGGGVRPGFEGGQIPIYRRLPKWKGFKNVLFKKIYDVVNVSRLAKLEPGTIVTPEFLEDKGWVKKGALIKILGNGEISIPLTVKAHKFSSSAKEKIEKCGGTVEVLS, from the coding sequence ATTAGTCTCTCAAACCTTAAACCGAGTGCTGGCGCTATAAAGGAGCCTAAAAGGCTAGGAAGAGGCAGGAGTTCTGGGCATGGTAGGACATGTGGAAGAGGGCAAGCCGGTCAAAATTCACGTTCTGGTGGCGGAGTAAGGCCTGGTTTTGAAGGTGGTCAAATTCCTATTTATAGAAGACTTCCAAAGTGGAAAGGGTTTAAGAACGTATTATTCAAGAAAATTTACGACGTTGTAAACGTTTCAAGGCTTGCTAAGTTAGAACCAGGTACAATTGTAACTCCAGAATTTTTAGAAGATAAAGGCTGGGTAAAAAAAGGTGCTTTGATAAAAATTTTAGGCAATGGCGAAATTTCTATTCCATTGACTGTGAAGGCTCATAAATTTAGTTCCTCTGCTAAAGAAAAAATTGAAAAATGTGGTGGAACCGTAGAGGTGTTATCGTGA